A section of the Leptospira semungkisensis genome encodes:
- a CDS encoding LIC11435 family protein, whose protein sequence is MLNRNAHSLRFLFSWIFLGVCFLLSFPIYSKEEGVKLEWRQIPDAGGYVVEIKDSRGKITREKTNGTQIQLELPPGTYEHRIGVLNRYGRVSVFSTWIPFEVILSQKPEILSAEKNKFLNKDLPDTFEIKGKHFTDATKVVLKDSKGNEVSIKSIEVKNSETILVTVDRKKPPEGAVSVRVENPRNKVAEKENYLFVAETESELAALESKEQKKQTSSAPFRFDYGAVARSAIVPGWGQYYQNKSNFRTFLFPALLLGAGAYVASEGNSYLNASHALSAARQNNVMYNYAFIHSGNPTFFTLAFYNYSQIAPKYSTAVADYNQLEIGIGVVGLFYILNLMDAGFFAGNKEVQVEGTQAPVTVSPLIRNLRDSNQSNAYSLGNSTGLFQRTEIGVQFAW, encoded by the coding sequence ATGTTGAATAGAAATGCTCACTCATTGCGTTTTCTTTTCTCTTGGATCTTTCTAGGAGTTTGTTTCCTCTTATCCTTTCCCATCTATTCCAAAGAAGAAGGCGTCAAATTGGAATGGAGGCAGATCCCCGATGCAGGCGGATACGTAGTAGAGATCAAAGACTCTAGAGGAAAGATCACTCGCGAAAAAACGAACGGTACTCAGATCCAGTTGGAACTTCCGCCAGGAACCTATGAACATAGAATCGGTGTATTGAATCGCTACGGAAGGGTTTCCGTATTCTCCACTTGGATCCCTTTCGAAGTAATCCTATCTCAGAAACCGGAGATACTCAGCGCAGAGAAGAATAAATTCCTAAACAAGGATCTTCCTGATACATTCGAGATCAAAGGAAAACACTTCACTGACGCTACTAAAGTTGTATTAAAAGATTCTAAAGGAAATGAAGTCTCGATCAAATCCATAGAAGTGAAGAACTCCGAAACGATTCTAGTCACTGTAGACCGGAAAAAACCTCCGGAAGGAGCGGTTTCCGTTCGAGTGGAGAATCCGAGGAATAAAGTCGCAGAAAAGGAAAACTATCTTTTCGTAGCAGAAACGGAAAGCGAGCTGGCGGCATTAGAATCTAAGGAACAGAAGAAACAAACCTCTTCGGCACCATTCCGATTCGACTACGGTGCTGTAGCGAGATCCGCGATCGTTCCAGGTTGGGGTCAGTATTATCAAAACAAGTCCAATTTTAGGACCTTCTTATTCCCTGCTCTTCTCTTGGGAGCTGGAGCTTACGTAGCTAGCGAAGGAAATTCTTACCTAAACGCAAGCCACGCATTGTCGGCTGCGAGACAGAATAATGTCATGTACAACTATGCATTCATCCATTCCGGCAATCCAACTTTCTTTACTTTAGCTTTTTATAATTATAGCCAGATCGCCCCCAAATATTCTACGGCTGTGGCTGACTACAATCAGCTCGAAATCGGCATCGGAGTTGTCGGTCTCTTTTATATATTAAACTTAATGGATGCAGGATTCTTTGCGGGGAATAAGGAAGTCCAGGTAGAAGGAACCCAAGCTCCCGTAACTGTTTCTCCTCTGATCCGAAATCTCAGAGACTCGAACCAGTCCAATGCCTACTCTTTGGGTAACTCCACAGGGCTATTCCAAAGAACGGAAATCGGCGTACAGTTTGCCTGGTGA
- a CDS encoding alpha/beta fold hydrolase gives MKKRILIGALLSLTILFGSVSCTETLVKTGIGYERWKADLDKKDLQIAPWHWVYLEGGEGSEKVLLVHGFGGDKDNWTRFSKWLTPEYTVVAMDLPGFGENERLPDQDYNVQAQVKRLDEFATKLGWTKFHIVGNSMGGAIAGVYAATYPEKVISLGLFAPSGVNSPEKSELAKNLEKGKNNLVSNTPEEFQEMINFVFVKPPSIPSFLTSYFAEKAIKSSEFNKLIFKQIRKGDFPLQERMNKIKAKTLILWGDTDRVLSVSGAQVLEKGILGSKKVILKDMGHAPMLERPEEVANVYRDFLKK, from the coding sequence ATGAAGAAGAGAATTTTAATCGGCGCCTTACTCTCCCTTACGATCCTATTCGGATCCGTTTCCTGTACTGAAACTCTGGTAAAGACCGGAATCGGTTATGAAAGATGGAAGGCGGATCTGGACAAGAAAGATCTTCAGATTGCTCCTTGGCATTGGGTTTACTTAGAGGGAGGAGAAGGATCCGAAAAAGTCCTTTTGGTTCATGGTTTCGGCGGAGACAAAGACAACTGGACCCGATTCTCTAAATGGCTCACTCCAGAATACACTGTGGTAGCAATGGATCTTCCTGGGTTCGGAGAGAACGAAAGACTCCCAGATCAGGATTATAATGTTCAGGCTCAAGTTAAGCGTTTAGATGAATTTGCTACCAAGCTAGGCTGGACCAAATTTCATATCGTTGGAAATTCTATGGGTGGTGCGATCGCTGGGGTGTATGCGGCGACGTATCCTGAAAAAGTGATCAGCCTAGGATTGTTTGCGCCTTCCGGAGTCAATAGCCCTGAAAAGAGCGAGCTCGCAAAGAACTTGGAAAAAGGAAAGAACAACCTTGTTTCCAATACACCTGAAGAATTCCAAGAAATGATCAATTTCGTTTTCGTAAAGCCTCCTTCGATTCCTTCTTTCCTTACTTCCTATTTCGCGGAGAAGGCGATCAAAAGCTCCGAATTCAATAAGCTCATATTCAAACAGATCCGTAAGGGAGATTTTCCTCTCCAGGAAAGAATGAATAAGATCAAGGCAAAGACTCTAATCTTATGGGGAGATACTGACAGAGTTCTCAGTGTTTCCGGAGCACAAGTATTAGAAAAAGGAATATTAGGATCTAAGAAAGTAATTCTTAAAGATATGGGACATGCTCCCATGCTGGAGAGACCGGAAGAAGTCGCAAACGTCTACCGGGATTTTCTAAAAAAATAA
- a CDS encoding FecR domain-containing protein: MKFLTDGRYVVTALVLLLFFFSGLLYLYANAGPKTGNNKIVGELKSKQLKILRKLDSEVVWEELDESDPIRYRDTIRTEEGAEAVLLFTDGDNSAEIRLDERSMILVEDTDKISFVSGSLSATGAGAGKLQISSGDTKIALGNSDLKLSKDENKGLNLEVKKGEAKIVSASGENVVGKNQSADLNGGKIEVRVLNLETTAPLDKSALPLKTETAQVRFEWKPAEGVRNYRLEVAKDSGFRTGLKKANSAGTAASIVLSNGSYYWRVVGKNPQSGKEEYSASKNFKLVSWSKPKLVSPSSKEVFSYSTGAAPSVRFQWITTDPAAKYKLEVADDANFKQIAYSNDSSAGFSKWEPKSEGQFYARVRMFSDREGFAELNSDPVSFSVRKSAQAEPPKLLKPLSGEEIGIRIFKTGSFFSWSASKEFKSYTLEISSDADFKNIIFSKSTNSNFMKPEYDWKEGGYFWRVRAAFQGEGEISSSINRFVLKPLLPIRLAFPKDGTELGHPVDGKLAFRWDRPDPTGNYKLEVAKDSNFNSKVVDTTIRSGLGNVTLPGPGDFYWKVSLISPEGEVLVVSPVSGFKTSDSAPFVTPLYPRDRDKVDLDEKESLAFYWETEGKAEAYILELLESDKKAWKTVFKKEIKGESYDFRELYKLKEGKYQWKLSAKYRDSSGALRTTLPLSRDFDVVVSATLKAPEILTPKEFYVE, translated from the coding sequence ATGAAATTCTTGACTGACGGCCGCTACGTCGTTACAGCTCTAGTCTTACTTTTATTTTTCTTCTCAGGGCTTCTCTATCTCTACGCAAACGCAGGTCCAAAGACCGGAAATAATAAGATCGTAGGCGAGCTCAAATCCAAGCAGCTTAAAATATTACGAAAACTTGATTCAGAAGTGGTTTGGGAGGAATTGGACGAGTCCGATCCGATCCGCTACAGAGACACTATCCGCACGGAAGAAGGTGCAGAAGCAGTATTACTTTTTACTGATGGAGATAATTCCGCAGAGATCCGCTTGGATGAAAGAAGTATGATCTTAGTGGAAGACACTGACAAGATCAGTTTCGTTTCTGGGTCTCTTTCTGCGACCGGAGCGGGTGCAGGTAAATTGCAGATTAGCTCTGGCGATACTAAAATCGCTCTCGGAAATTCCGATCTAAAGCTATCCAAGGACGAGAACAAGGGTCTCAACTTAGAAGTAAAGAAAGGAGAGGCAAAGATCGTTTCTGCTTCGGGTGAAAACGTAGTCGGAAAGAACCAATCCGCAGATCTGAACGGTGGAAAAATAGAGGTCCGAGTATTGAACTTGGAAACGACGGCTCCTCTAGACAAATCGGCTCTTCCTCTCAAAACGGAGACCGCGCAAGTACGTTTCGAATGGAAACCTGCGGAAGGAGTTCGAAATTACAGACTCGAAGTCGCAAAGGATTCCGGTTTTCGCACCGGTCTGAAAAAAGCCAATTCTGCGGGAACTGCAGCAAGCATCGTATTATCAAATGGATCTTATTACTGGAGAGTGGTTGGAAAGAATCCTCAGTCAGGAAAGGAAGAATACAGCGCTTCTAAGAATTTTAAATTAGTTTCTTGGTCCAAACCTAAACTGGTATCCCCTTCCTCTAAGGAAGTTTTCTCGTATAGTACTGGCGCTGCGCCTTCCGTTCGTTTTCAATGGATCACTACAGATCCTGCCGCTAAGTACAAGTTAGAAGTTGCAGATGATGCGAACTTTAAACAAATCGCATATTCTAACGATTCTTCTGCCGGATTCTCGAAATGGGAGCCTAAGTCAGAAGGACAATTCTATGCAAGAGTTAGAATGTTTTCCGATCGAGAAGGATTCGCCGAGCTGAATTCGGATCCTGTCTCCTTCTCCGTTCGAAAATCGGCTCAGGCAGAGCCTCCTAAATTGCTCAAACCTCTTTCCGGAGAAGAGATAGGAATCCGGATCTTTAAGACAGGTTCCTTCTTCAGTTGGAGCGCAAGTAAAGAATTCAAATCCTATACCTTGGAGATCTCAAGTGATGCGGATTTCAAAAATATAATATTCTCCAAGTCCACCAATTCGAATTTCATGAAACCTGAATATGATTGGAAAGAAGGTGGATATTTCTGGAGAGTTAGAGCTGCATTCCAGGGAGAAGGAGAAATCTCTTCTTCTATCAATCGTTTCGTTCTTAAACCTTTGCTACCGATCCGTCTAGCCTTCCCCAAAGATGGGACCGAGTTAGGTCATCCTGTAGATGGAAAATTGGCCTTCCGTTGGGACCGACCGGATCCTACTGGAAATTACAAATTGGAAGTCGCAAAAGATTCGAATTTCAATTCTAAGGTAGTAGATACTACAATTCGTTCTGGACTGGGCAATGTCACTCTTCCTGGCCCAGGCGATTTCTATTGGAAAGTTTCCTTAATTTCTCCGGAAGGAGAAGTCTTGGTAGTAAGTCCAGTCTCAGGATTTAAGACCTCGGATTCCGCACCTTTTGTCACTCCACTATACCCAAGGGATAGAGATAAGGTAGATTTGGATGAGAAGGAAAGCTTGGCCTTTTATTGGGAAACAGAAGGAAAAGCCGAGGCCTATATACTTGAACTTTTAGAATCCGATAAAAAAGCTTGGAAAACGGTATTTAAAAAGGAAATAAAAGGAGAATCTTACGACTTCCGAGAGTTATACAAATTGAAGGAAGGAAAGTACCAGTGGAAACTCAGCGCGAAATACCGGGACAGTTCCGGAGCGTTGCGGACCACCTTGCCTCTTTCCAGAGATTTTGACGTGGTAGTATCGGCTACTCTAAAGGCTCCGGAGATTTTAACTCCCAAGGAATTCTATGTTGAATAG
- a CDS encoding adenylate/guanylate cyclase domain-containing protein, whose product MPSSTKYIPFGPNGAVAFWIPATDRIQDQSQLYAWAEKGIKTIVCVFSEKGSSLVTELEETLHAGEWKLFALEVPPGPETNESVFFSSWKLISATAKSNVLFLIPPEIAERWEVILSKMVLASYPHIATGELAAWFPSLAGDSEDRLLGEFKSYASRKKAPKEIPDSTRGEFSVFLKELPLAVSGIELGVFQNGNGKDSNGKKKIPKIKEKSDEFRTLETKPVISFDTVFSGEKPASNGTETVPSSAESENKAETLPSPKLEKEKAPKKEPEKKAEKTSEEALRTSAKFPLQLKLMAVISLLLTLTVSTVILYASSEFKTNYEVRVLETNFSLVNILGIKVKSDLKDIRDKGKTLTEKLLDPKGPGAYADLFFRNEPDFLLAGIYSPQGQKLKKKVVLYNDSYLEGISSNRNELDAAIEQKESSLIKSVQSGGRIDNLTPNFKEPTFSISVYDASSNSILIYIIRSERLLSVFQKQDINVPFLINGDGDLIAHHDLQLLASQTNWADLPIFETMLSSVREDSQQTRYEDSTKTKFYGSYQKLGFGGAGVIVSVPEEKVFEMVYRIQTKNLLIMAIALCVALIIVFFLARNITIPILKLLNATVEIAKGNFRIGIRSTTRDEIGVLTDYFVNMGKGLEEREKVKDALGRFVNKEIAEMVLNKELTLGGERKMCAIFFSDIRSFTAISEKLQPEEVVEFLNEYMTEMVQCVNETHGIVDKFIGDAIMATWGAVRSSDHDAENAVNGALLMRKALIRFNQGRGGDKKPIIRIGCGLNFGPVIAGQIGSEERLEYTVIGDAVNLASRVEALNKPFGTDVLITQDLYDRVRDIFAVEKMQAIKVKGKEDPQQIFAVLGRKDDPDRPTDLNELRKRLGIEYESKKKAKAGDAEEELKYEILD is encoded by the coding sequence ATGCCATCATCCACTAAATACATTCCTTTTGGCCCGAACGGTGCGGTCGCATTTTGGATCCCTGCTACAGATAGGATCCAAGATCAGTCGCAACTCTATGCCTGGGCAGAAAAAGGGATCAAGACGATTGTTTGCGTATTCTCCGAAAAAGGTTCTTCCTTGGTTACCGAACTCGAAGAAACATTGCATGCAGGGGAATGGAAATTATTTGCGTTAGAGGTTCCTCCCGGTCCGGAAACGAATGAATCTGTATTCTTCTCCTCTTGGAAATTAATTTCTGCAACAGCAAAATCTAATGTTCTATTCTTAATTCCTCCTGAGATAGCGGAAAGATGGGAAGTCATTCTTTCCAAAATGGTTTTAGCCTCTTATCCTCATATTGCGACCGGTGAATTGGCTGCATGGTTTCCTAGCCTTGCAGGCGACTCCGAAGACAGACTCTTGGGAGAATTCAAATCTTATGCTTCCAGAAAGAAGGCGCCTAAGGAAATTCCGGACAGCACAAGGGGAGAATTTTCTGTTTTTCTAAAGGAACTTCCTCTCGCAGTTTCAGGAATAGAGCTGGGAGTATTTCAAAACGGAAATGGAAAGGATTCGAACGGAAAGAAAAAAATTCCTAAGATCAAAGAGAAGTCCGACGAGTTCAGAACACTCGAAACAAAACCTGTCATTTCCTTTGACACCGTTTTTTCCGGTGAAAAACCAGCTTCGAATGGGACGGAGACCGTCCCCTCTTCCGCCGAGTCAGAAAACAAAGCAGAAACATTACCTTCTCCTAAATTAGAAAAAGAGAAAGCTCCTAAAAAGGAACCCGAGAAAAAAGCGGAAAAGACTTCTGAGGAAGCGCTTAGAACGAGCGCGAAATTCCCTCTACAGCTAAAACTAATGGCTGTAATCTCCCTTCTTCTTACCTTAACAGTTTCCACTGTGATCTTGTATGCATCCAGCGAGTTCAAGACGAACTACGAAGTCCGGGTATTAGAAACAAACTTTTCTCTTGTTAATATCCTAGGGATCAAAGTGAAATCCGACTTAAAGGATATTCGTGACAAGGGCAAGACCTTGACCGAAAAACTCTTGGATCCGAAAGGACCGGGAGCCTATGCCGATCTATTCTTTAGGAACGAACCTGACTTTTTGTTAGCGGGGATCTATTCTCCCCAGGGCCAAAAGCTGAAGAAGAAAGTAGTCCTCTATAACGATTCTTATTTGGAAGGGATTTCTTCGAATCGCAATGAATTAGATGCAGCGATCGAACAGAAAGAATCCTCTCTTATCAAATCGGTGCAATCAGGAGGAAGGATAGATAACCTCACTCCTAATTTCAAAGAACCTACCTTCTCTATCTCCGTATATGATGCTTCTAGTAATTCTATTTTAATCTATATAATTCGTTCGGAAAGACTTCTCTCTGTATTCCAAAAACAGGATATTAACGTTCCTTTTCTGATCAATGGAGACGGGGATCTGATCGCTCATCACGATCTGCAACTTCTGGCCTCTCAAACGAATTGGGCAGATCTACCTATCTTTGAGACAATGCTTTCTTCTGTAAGAGAGGATAGCCAGCAGACAAGATACGAAGATAGCACAAAGACGAAATTCTACGGTTCTTATCAGAAGCTTGGATTCGGAGGCGCTGGAGTCATCGTTAGCGTTCCGGAAGAGAAAGTATTCGAGATGGTCTATAGGATCCAGACAAAGAACCTTCTCATTATGGCGATCGCACTATGTGTGGCCTTGATAATCGTATTCTTCTTAGCTCGGAATATTACCATTCCTATATTAAAACTATTGAACGCAACGGTCGAGATCGCCAAGGGAAATTTCCGAATCGGAATCCGCTCTACGACCAGAGATGAGATCGGAGTTTTGACAGATTACTTCGTGAACATGGGCAAGGGTCTCGAAGAAAGAGAAAAGGTCAAAGACGCATTAGGAAGATTCGTTAACAAAGAGATCGCGGAGATGGTCCTAAACAAGGAGCTAACTCTGGGAGGAGAAAGAAAGATGTGTGCCATCTTCTTCTCCGATATTCGCTCTTTTACGGCTATTTCAGAAAAGCTGCAACCAGAAGAAGTTGTCGAATTCTTGAACGAATACATGACCGAGATGGTGCAATGCGTGAATGAAACCCACGGTATCGTGGATAAGTTCATCGGAGACGCGATCATGGCTACCTGGGGAGCAGTTCGTAGCTCGGATCACGATGCAGAGAATGCAGTGAACGGAGCGCTTCTCATGAGAAAGGCTCTTATAAGATTCAACCAAGGAAGAGGCGGTGATAAGAAGCCTATCATTCGGATCGGTTGCGGTTTGAATTTTGGTCCGGTGATTGCCGGTCAGATCGGTTCCGAAGAAAGATTGGAATATACTGTGATCGGTGATGCGGTCAACCTCGCCTCTCGTGTGGAAGCATTGAATAAGCCTTTCGGCACCGACGTACTGATTACTCAAGATCTCTACGACAGAGTGAGAGATATATTCGCTGTAGAAAAAATGCAAGCGATCAAGGTAAAAGGAAAAGAAGATCCTCAACAGATCTTTGCTGTCTTGGGCAGAAAAGATGATCCAGATCGCCCGACAGACTTAAACGAGCTCAGAAAACGTCTGGGTATAGAATACGAATCTAAGAAAAAAGCAAAAGCAGGAGACGCCGAAGAGGAACTGAAGTATGAAATTCTTGACTGA
- a CDS encoding ABC-F family ATP-binding cassette domain-containing protein, with the protein MNLISVDRVAKSIGEKQLFSNLSFGVDEGEKTGLLGINGSGKSTLLRILLGIEEPDSGKVVRNRELKISFLSQFPEFQPENTILEHILSGSGPLLETVRRYEKACLLLEKGGENAEKEYHDAMEEMDSKQAWELEARLKNILRELNIPDVTRRMGELSGGMVKKVALAQALTEESNLLVLDEPTNHLDIDAILWLQDFLQNTDRAVLLVTHDRYFLEEVANRILEIDRGTFRVFPGNYDLYLEKKVEMQAIEEKEEAKRKSFLRTELEWLKRQPKARGTKQKARTDRVVEVLERKKTGKDIVLDISVSGRRLGGKVLELKNIKKAYTTTPLVGGFSYVFKSKERIGIVGPNGTGKTTLLNMITGREKPDSGDVSAGLNTNFGYFDQMGRDLPKDKKVLDYVKEEIAPNVKMSDGTVWSASQFLERFLFPSQLQQTKIERLSGGEKKRLYLVLLLMKNPNFLVLDEPTNDLDIPTLSVLEEFLDDFPGVVLVVSHDRYFMDRVVDYLFIFQGEGRIDRFPGNYSDYLEYREYEEKETKVASPKPIERQTESSKKKGLGYQDKRKLETLEKEIASLETEEKDLVEKLQSTDPELARKSGERLTQLQEELLLKVKEWEDLASKE; encoded by the coding sequence ATGAATCTCATATCTGTAGATCGAGTCGCCAAGTCCATCGGCGAAAAGCAATTATTCAGCAATCTTAGCTTCGGAGTAGACGAGGGCGAAAAGACAGGCCTACTCGGGATCAATGGCTCCGGAAAGTCTACCTTGCTTAGGATCCTTCTCGGCATAGAAGAACCGGATAGCGGAAAGGTTGTCCGGAACAGAGAATTGAAAATCTCTTTCTTGTCTCAATTTCCCGAGTTTCAGCCTGAGAATACGATCTTAGAACATATACTTTCCGGTTCAGGCCCCTTACTGGAAACGGTCCGACGATACGAGAAGGCATGCCTGCTCTTGGAGAAAGGCGGAGAAAACGCCGAAAAAGAATATCACGATGCTATGGAAGAGATGGATTCCAAACAAGCCTGGGAATTGGAAGCTAGATTAAAGAATATATTAAGGGAATTGAATATACCTGACGTGACTCGCCGGATGGGGGAACTCTCCGGAGGAATGGTCAAGAAGGTCGCCTTAGCCCAGGCCCTTACCGAAGAATCCAATCTGCTCGTATTAGACGAGCCTACCAACCATTTGGATATAGACGCAATTCTTTGGCTCCAGGATTTCTTGCAGAATACGGATAGAGCAGTCTTACTAGTGACTCACGACAGATACTTTCTGGAAGAAGTAGCCAATCGGATCCTGGAGATCGATCGAGGAACCTTTAGGGTCTTTCCGGGAAATTATGATCTCTATCTGGAGAAGAAGGTAGAGATGCAGGCTATCGAAGAAAAGGAAGAGGCAAAGAGAAAATCGTTTTTACGAACCGAGTTGGAATGGTTGAAGAGACAACCTAAGGCAAGAGGAACCAAGCAAAAGGCGAGAACAGATAGAGTAGTCGAGGTCCTGGAGAGAAAGAAAACCGGAAAAGACATCGTATTAGACATCTCAGTTTCAGGACGAAGACTGGGTGGAAAAGTATTAGAACTAAAGAATATTAAGAAAGCATATACTACTACTCCTCTTGTAGGAGGATTTTCCTATGTTTTTAAGAGTAAAGAAAGGATCGGTATCGTAGGTCCGAATGGCACTGGAAAGACAACTCTCTTGAATATGATCACCGGAAGAGAAAAGCCGGACTCAGGAGATGTTTCTGCGGGCCTAAACACTAACTTCGGTTATTTCGATCAGATGGGAAGGGACCTTCCTAAAGATAAGAAAGTTCTGGATTATGTGAAAGAAGAGATTGCTCCGAATGTAAAGATGAGCGATGGAACAGTCTGGTCCGCTTCCCAGTTTTTAGAGAGATTCCTATTTCCTTCCCAATTGCAGCAAACTAAGATAGAAAGACTTTCCGGAGGAGAGAAGAAGAGACTGTATCTAGTACTTCTTCTCATGAAGAACCCGAACTTTCTAGTTTTGGATGAGCCTACAAATGATCTAGACATTCCAACGTTATCCGTTCTTGAAGAGTTCTTGGATGATTTTCCGGGTGTGGTTCTCGTTGTTTCTCACGATAGATATTTCATGGATAGGGTAGTGGATTACCTATTTATTTTCCAAGGAGAAGGAAGGATAGATCGCTTTCCCGGGAATTATTCAGATTATTTGGAATACAGAGAATACGAAGAGAAAGAAACCAAGGTTGCTTCTCCCAAGCCGATCGAAAGGCAAACAGAGTCCTCAAAGAAGAAAGGCTTAGGTTACCAAGACAAGAGAAAGCTAGAAACACTCGAAAAGGAAATCGCTTCCTTAGAAACGGAAGAAAAGGATTTAGTAGAGAAGCTACAGTCCACCGATCCAGAACTCGCAAGAAAATCGGGCGAACGGCTTACTCAATTGCAGGAAGAACTTCTTTTGAAAGTAAAAGAATGGGAGGATCTTGCTTCCAAAGAGTGA
- a CDS encoding PAS domain-containing sensor histidine kinase, with translation MALAKLFNWFKDRSLRKKIEREIRVLTPVVSNDYIYRIEVSEDGNLQLTWVNDAFLSFAKMRSEDLVFLRNSRDMSKFHPDDHALVEERIKFLLTGLSRVDEYRVFGPEGEIIWLRDHGRPIWDSDKGRVTQIYGSVQDITERKKNEIILKDQLSYISILLDSTEDWVIRVNQSGRIQYVNSSGRTEIHKQFGILLNQDDKVLPFISEDHREIFLAQLNKAFSGEKVKWHFSKLFPTDSNSELEASFAPLLREGMIKEVVLFLKDVTLRTVWETALLASEEKYRRLVEVSPDGIGLHADGKVLYINEAGLKMLGYSSLEEVEGMQIIDFVHPDSRQVVGERVLRAMLKSEPLEPIEEKFIRKDGSEIPVEVSAVAFDQRGKKFMQVIVRDITERKKADQELGDLRRKILQTNDRLQAIIEGVKDSICAVDMDLRIISCNTAFELLVWRLYGRRMTVGNRIYDMAMDNSEEMEMIIRNWSRALTGDVFKIERKVSGLISDNVLEINYSSIRDDSHNMIGATQIIRDVTERYHYEETLRKSLEEKEVMLKEIHHRVKNNLQVVSSLLSLQTDFTEDPKLVTILKECERRIQSMALVHKELYQNDTIADADFTEYLNNLLVALVQSFGANRKVEYSIESQDIRLNLDFAIPLALVFNELVSNSLKYAFPGEKRGQIYIGLNKSPEGISILVGDNGIGLPKNFNVRNSDGLGLQLVGMLLDKLKAKWELVPVEIGTRYQIQVPISK, from the coding sequence ATGGCGCTAGCCAAACTTTTCAATTGGTTCAAGGATCGGAGTCTCCGGAAAAAGATAGAAAGAGAGATCCGTGTTCTCACGCCGGTAGTTTCTAATGATTATATCTATCGAATAGAAGTTTCCGAAGACGGAAACCTGCAACTTACCTGGGTCAACGACGCATTTCTTTCCTTCGCTAAAATGAGATCCGAGGACTTGGTCTTTCTTCGGAACAGTCGCGATATGAGTAAATTCCATCCGGACGATCATGCGCTTGTCGAAGAACGTATTAAGTTTTTATTAACCGGTCTTTCTAGGGTGGATGAATATCGTGTATTCGGTCCGGAAGGAGAAATCATTTGGCTAAGGGATCATGGTCGTCCGATCTGGGATAGTGATAAGGGAAGGGTCACTCAAATTTACGGTTCCGTTCAAGATATCACTGAAAGAAAGAAAAACGAGATCATTCTTAAGGACCAGCTCTCTTATATTAGTATTTTATTAGATAGCACTGAAGACTGGGTGATCCGAGTGAATCAATCCGGAAGGATTCAATATGTGAATTCCTCCGGAAGGACAGAAATACATAAGCAGTTCGGGATCTTATTGAACCAGGATGACAAGGTGCTTCCTTTTATTTCGGAAGATCATAGAGAGATCTTTCTTGCACAATTAAATAAGGCATTTTCCGGTGAAAAGGTTAAATGGCATTTTAGTAAATTATTTCCCACCGATTCTAATTCCGAATTAGAGGCTTCCTTTGCTCCTCTGTTGAGAGAAGGAATGATCAAAGAAGTCGTTCTTTTCTTAAAAGACGTTACTCTCCGTACAGTCTGGGAAACCGCACTTCTCGCGAGCGAAGAAAAATACAGAAGACTTGTAGAAGTTTCTCCAGACGGGATCGGTCTTCATGCCGACGGAAAGGTGCTGTATATCAACGAGGCCGGCCTCAAGATGTTAGGCTATAGTTCTCTGGAAGAAGTGGAAGGAATGCAGATCATCGATTTTGTGCATCCTGATTCCAGACAAGTCGTAGGCGAAAGAGTACTTCGTGCAATGCTCAAATCGGAACCTCTGGAACCTATCGAAGAGAAATTTATTCGAAAAGATGGATCCGAGATCCCTGTGGAAGTATCTGCAGTCGCCTTCGACCAAAGAGGCAAGAAGTTCATGCAGGTCATCGTTCGGGATATCACCGAAAGAAAGAAAGCGGACCAAGAACTTGGGGACCTGAGAAGAAAGATCCTTCAAACAAACGACAGATTGCAAGCGATCATAGAAGGGGTAAAGGATTCCATTTGCGCCGTGGATATGGATTTAAGGATCATCTCCTGCAATACTGCATTCGAATTGTTGGTCTGGAGATTGTACGGTCGTAGAATGACCGTCGGAAATCGTATTTATGATATGGCCATGGACAACTCGGAAGAGATGGAGATGATCATCCGAAATTGGAGTAGGGCCTTGACTGGAGATGTCTTTAAGATAGAGAGAAAGGTCTCCGGATTGATCAGCGATAATGTATTAGAAATTAATTATAGTTCCATTCGGGACGATAGCCATAATATGATCGGAGCGACCCAGATCATCCGCGATGTGACCGAAAGATATCATTATGAAGAAACTCTTAGAAAATCCTTGGAAGAAAAGGAAGTAATGCTGAAAGAGATCCATCATAGGGTCAAAAACAATCTTCAGGTAGTTTCCAGCCTTCTCAGTCTCCAGACGGATTTTACCGAAGATCCTAAACTTGTGACGATCCTAAAGGAATGCGAGAGAAGGATACAATCCATGGCTCTTGTTCACAAGGAGCTGTATCAAAATGATACAATCGCAGACGCGGATTTTACGGAATACTTGAACAACCTACTTGTCGCTCTTGTGCAATCCTTCGGTGCAAACCGAAAGGTGGAATATTCCATCGAATCCCAAGACATACGATTGAATCTGGATTTTGCGATCCCTCTTGCTTTGGTGTTCAACGAACTAGTTTCCAATTCTCTAAAGTATGCTTTTCCGGGAGAAAAGAGAGGCCAGATCTATATAGGTCTGAACAAGTCGCCGGAAGGTATTTCGATTCTTGTGGGGGACAATGGGATCGGTCTACCTAAGAATTTCAATGTGCGAAATTCGGACGGCCTAGGATTGCAACTTGTAGGAATGCTGCTGGATAAGCTGAAAGCGAAATGGGAATTGGTCCCAGTCGAAATCGGCACTAGATATCAGATCCAAGTTCCCATTTCCAAATAA